AAACGGACGGAATGCGATAAGTTGGGAAGATAAATTCAAGTTCGATGTATGGTATGTTGATAATCAGTCGTTCTGGCTTGATATAAAGATTCTCTGGATGACTTTAATAAAAGTATTCAGGCGAGAGGGAATCAGCCAGGCTGGGCAGGCAACGATGGAGAAATTTAGAGGTTCCATGTACTAATTATGGAAAAGAGATTTAAAAACTGGAAGTTCCCAGAAATAAAAGAAGGCAAACCAACTGAATATAACTGGGTAGTGCAACATAAAGAGAAACTTCAGCTGGGATATATGACAGATATAGGCACATTTACTTTTTTTTAACTTTAATGACCTGCTAAAGTTTTTTGATTATGATTTATACCCCTTCATTTTGGTATAATTATTGAACAATTAAACACGAAGATGATGAAAAGAATATAAATTAAATGTATCATACTATGTTTAAAGGAGTTTTAGAATGACCGATATCAGATTGATTTCCAAAAGAAATCGGCAAATAAAGCCATTGGTGGAAGCGGCGTTGGCAAATGAATTGCGCCTATTGGAAACAGGCATAAGGCAAACTGAAGAAAGGCTACAGGAATTCGAAAAAAAATATCAGATGTTCACGCAAGATTTTATTTCTCGCTATGAAAATGATGAATTTGAAGAAACCATGGATTTTGTGGAATGGATTGGCGAGTCCAGGTTATTAAAATGTTTAAGAGAGAAGGCAGAGACAATAAGGGATATACAATTTGCGAATTGAAGACTATTTTCTTCAGATACAAAAAGTTATTGAATCATGTTTTGTTACTCAATTATCAAATGTTACGTATGATAAACGCGGAACACATGAAGGCTTTATCCGGGGTAAGCTTCAATTTGTAGATAGTTCCACCTTACATTGGCGTGAATTTGTTGATGTAGAAATAACAGTAGAGCCTTTAATGTATGTTTATCAATATATGGATTCTTCCGGTAGGATTGTCTTTCGTTATGACAATACTGGCCACCACAAAAATTTAAATCTTTCAACATATCCTCATCACAAACACGAAGGGTGTAATAACAATGTTGTTCCCTCAGTGACCAAAGATTTGGCCGATGTCCTGAAAGAAATTGAATTACTTGTCAAATATTAAATAATATATTTCAATTTTCTAGTACTGATCATAGATACAACGGCACTTGTACATACGAAGGGATATTTTATCCTCCACCTTGAGCCCATATAGAAAAAATAGGTTGGCACAGCTAAGAGACTGTGAAAAAATGGTACGATGCAACCCAGTGGCAACGATGATATGCTGCGAACCATGAGACTACGATGAAACGATTGCTTGATCTGGTTGCAACGGGTGTAGGGTGTTTGCTGCTCTTGCCTGTTTTACTAATTCTAGTTCTGATGGTTAAGATAGGGCATGGAACGCCGGTTTTCATGTACAAGTTCTGCACGATGACCAATGA
The DNA window shown above is from Candidatus Brocadiaceae bacterium and carries:
- a CDS encoding sugar transferase, with translation NGRNAISWEDKFKFDVWYVDNQSFWLDIKILWMTLIKVFRREGISQAGQATMEKFRGSMY
- a CDS encoding DUF6516 family protein, which encodes MRIEDYFLQIQKVIESCFVTQLSNVTYDKRGTHEGFIRGKLQFVDSSTLHWREFVDVEITVEPLMYVYQYMDSSGRIVFRYDNTGHHKNLNLSTYPHHKHEGCNNNVVPSVTKDLADVLKEIELLVKY